In Streptomyces sp. NBC_01439, the following are encoded in one genomic region:
- a CDS encoding PqqD family protein encodes MNDQPTQDQPTQDQRLSDRDRYAQLAAFLSDIELKGMVAVGDRLVEAVGGPDLLPGRKVMVAYGGGKDSTYVVAFVRAVQLHLQLTHGHTFVMRVANMRHAGVPLAVMENIHRVYEALGLLDDERAELLTIDHTEIRRFRVDLPLPERLVNLNRLDVLMNGHRSAGDGRPTFCNSCNLAVADFYGRAAWWQDGVDVIMTGDSRREQALYSAWIMRLAKASGIDVEECRRMGFQGLLTALRGIGDAYFRELFGDGREAEVAERAVSTGDRSMQPEFVSIYDMVSYRVHDHWDLIVDFLGFRFDDLAFSFTESDCANPTLMAHLRGLRAQYVESRTYEAGISEYLELAEAMMRKKEMPENLIRLALSRYDSPVKIVERREVATAYARDVFGLSEAALTAMVYSPFTDEGARLEGFIASCHPEMADRTAELHAALRGDGTDTDGAAEWLEKISALSLTDLRTLYRSALVDFGAQQTMISRVRAGDPHKSQVKTVDPTTGLPVLELISGR; translated from the coding sequence GTGAACGACCAGCCGACCCAGGACCAGCCGACCCAGGACCAGCGCCTCAGCGACCGCGACCGCTACGCGCAGTTGGCCGCCTTCCTCAGCGACATCGAGCTGAAGGGCATGGTCGCCGTCGGTGACCGACTCGTCGAGGCCGTCGGAGGCCCCGACCTGCTGCCCGGCCGCAAGGTGATGGTGGCCTACGGAGGCGGCAAGGACAGCACGTACGTGGTCGCCTTCGTGCGGGCGGTCCAGCTGCACCTCCAGCTCACCCACGGCCACACGTTCGTCATGCGGGTCGCCAACATGCGGCACGCCGGTGTGCCGCTGGCCGTCATGGAGAACATCCACCGGGTGTACGAGGCCCTCGGGCTGCTCGACGACGAGCGGGCCGAGCTCCTGACCATCGACCACACCGAGATCCGCCGGTTCCGCGTGGACCTTCCGCTGCCGGAGCGCCTGGTCAACCTCAACCGGCTCGACGTCCTGATGAACGGTCACCGGTCGGCCGGGGACGGCCGGCCGACGTTCTGCAACAGCTGCAACCTGGCGGTGGCCGACTTCTACGGTCGCGCTGCCTGGTGGCAGGACGGTGTCGACGTGATCATGACCGGAGACTCCCGGCGCGAGCAGGCGCTCTACTCCGCCTGGATCATGCGCCTGGCCAAGGCGAGCGGCATCGACGTGGAGGAATGCCGCCGGATGGGCTTCCAGGGCCTGCTCACGGCCCTGCGCGGCATCGGTGACGCATACTTCCGCGAGCTCTTCGGTGACGGTCGCGAGGCAGAAGTCGCGGAGCGCGCCGTCTCCACCGGAGACCGCTCGATGCAGCCCGAGTTCGTCTCGATCTACGACATGGTCAGCTACCGCGTCCACGACCACTGGGACCTGATCGTCGACTTCCTCGGCTTCCGGTTCGACGACCTCGCCTTCAGCTTCACCGAGTCGGACTGCGCGAACCCGACCCTGATGGCCCATCTGCGGGGCCTGCGCGCCCAGTACGTGGAGTCCCGCACCTACGAGGCGGGCATCTCCGAGTACCTGGAGCTCGCCGAGGCGATGATGCGCAAGAAGGAGATGCCGGAGAACCTGATCCGGCTCGCACTGAGCCGCTACGACTCGCCGGTCAAGATCGTCGAGCGGCGGGAGGTGGCCACCGCCTACGCGCGCGACGTCTTCGGCCTGAGCGAGGCCGCGCTCACCGCGATGGTCTACTCGCCCTTCACGGACGAAGGCGCGCGGCTGGAGGGGTTCATCGCGTCCTGCCACCCGGAGATGGCCGACAGGACCGCAGAGCTGCACGCTGCGCTGCGCGGTGACGGCACGGACACCGACGGGGCGGCCGAGTGGCTGGAGAAGATCTCCGCGCTGTCCCTGACGGACCTGCGCACGCTCTACCGCAGCGCACTGGTGGACTTCGGCGCGCAGCAGACGATGATTTCCCGGGTGCGCGCGGGCGACCCGCACAAGAGCCAGGTCAAGACGGTCGACCCGACCACGGGCCTACCCGTCCTCGAACTCATATCGGGTCGGTGA
- a CDS encoding flavin reductase family protein produces the protein MPVTSQQFREIFGSFPTAVAVITAMDEDGEPRGFTCNAVCAVSASPPLLLIGVDKKSQTLPAILSSGAFAVNFLGASGTEASRIFAGKGHDKFSGIEWQPSPVADGAPVLTDVALAVAECRTEQTVQAGDHWLIIARVDGGTVFPRDPLLYCRGAYSTWTQPAAV, from the coding sequence ATGCCCGTCACTTCCCAGCAGTTCCGCGAGATCTTCGGTTCCTTCCCGACCGCCGTCGCCGTCATCACGGCGATGGACGAGGACGGCGAGCCTCGGGGATTCACGTGCAACGCCGTCTGCGCCGTGTCCGCTTCGCCGCCGTTGTTGCTGATCGGGGTGGACAAGAAGTCCCAGACCCTCCCGGCGATCCTCTCTTCCGGGGCCTTCGCGGTGAACTTCCTCGGCGCGTCGGGCACCGAGGCGTCACGGATCTTTGCCGGCAAGGGTCACGACAAGTTCTCGGGCATCGAGTGGCAGCCGTCCCCGGTGGCGGACGGCGCTCCCGTGCTGACCGACGTCGCGCTGGCCGTCGCCGAGTGCCGCACGGAACAGACGGTCCAGGCCGGCGACCACTGGCTGATCATCGCGCGGGTCGACGGCGGAACCGTCTTTCCCCGCGACCCCCTCCTCTACTGCCGGGGCGCCTACAGCACCTGGACGCAACCGGCGGCCGTGTAG
- a CDS encoding DUF4255 domain-containing protein — MAGYRALAAVGRSVVDLLNRRFIEEIPVGPRPEAVLAGPVDFDKVDTAGAVIRRPAVTVYCYRLSIDRETRPSWAAVAAQDGTSRLPLRMHLLIAAWDKFVESELEWLGLATRALESTGPLTGPLLHASGDWEAGDSVQIIPDDLAMDSMSEAFQAMTTDYRLCMPYLARVVRIDGRPGRASGEVTVVATALSEKAR; from the coding sequence ATGGCTGGATACCGGGCACTCGCCGCCGTGGGGCGCAGCGTCGTCGACCTGCTCAACCGGCGGTTCATCGAGGAGATCCCCGTGGGCCCGCGCCCGGAGGCCGTCCTCGCCGGGCCGGTGGACTTCGACAAGGTGGACACCGCCGGAGCCGTCATCCGCCGGCCCGCGGTCACCGTGTACTGCTACCGGCTGAGCATCGACCGCGAGACCCGGCCCTCCTGGGCGGCCGTCGCGGCCCAGGACGGCACGTCCCGGCTGCCGCTGAGGATGCATCTGCTCATCGCCGCATGGGACAAGTTCGTCGAGTCGGAACTGGAATGGCTCGGCCTCGCCACCCGGGCACTGGAGAGCACGGGTCCGCTCACCGGCCCCCTCCTCCACGCCAGCGGGGACTGGGAGGCGGGGGATTCGGTGCAGATCATCCCCGACGACCTGGCGATGGACTCGATGAGCGAGGCGTTCCAGGCGATGACCACCGACTACCGGCTCTGCATGCCCTATCTCGCCCGGGTCGTCCGGATCGACGGGCGGCCCGGACGGGCATCCGGCGAGGTCACCGTCGTCGCCACTGCGCTGTCGGAGAAGGCCCGATGA
- a CDS encoding methylaspartate mutase, with translation MTESRGRGTVLVQPRMGFGSLRAMQDGLSQVASLGLPAVGTLTLDSYTRVGDYTTPLERLAADEELNGYPLVSHPAEATRALLDGLHGPAFPVQVRHGTALPLRVFQRLVEVGLDATEGGPVSYCLPYSRLPLARAVAAWAESCRFLAGETEHGHVESFGGCLLGQLCPPSLLVATAVLEGCFFQQHGLRHMSLSFAQGVLAEQDRGALRALRTLAAEHLSGVDQHVVLYTYMGLFPKTPDGATALIRDSARLARDAGCERMIVKTVSEAWQIPTVAENLAALRIAADASNGTPAAPTVLEDAFYDEVLEEARLLVDTVLGLDPDVGTALTKAFERGILDIPFGLHPDNAGATTSVIDDRGALAWGSRGNLPLPGTSKGAGVEDFSSDRLHAMLNHVADRYDQAAALAET, from the coding sequence GTGACCGAAAGCCGCGGCCGGGGCACGGTGCTCGTACAGCCGCGGATGGGCTTCGGCAGCCTCCGGGCGATGCAGGACGGGCTGTCCCAGGTCGCGTCGCTCGGGCTGCCCGCCGTCGGGACGCTCACGCTCGACAGCTACACCCGGGTCGGCGACTACACCACGCCCCTGGAGCGGCTGGCCGCGGACGAGGAGCTGAACGGGTACCCGCTGGTCTCCCACCCGGCCGAGGCCACCAGGGCACTGCTCGACGGGCTCCACGGCCCCGCGTTCCCGGTCCAGGTGCGGCACGGCACCGCGCTACCGCTGCGGGTCTTCCAGCGATTGGTCGAAGTCGGTCTCGACGCCACCGAGGGCGGCCCCGTCTCGTACTGCCTCCCCTACAGCCGGTTGCCGCTCGCCCGGGCCGTTGCGGCCTGGGCGGAGAGCTGCCGGTTCCTGGCCGGCGAGACCGAGCACGGACACGTCGAGAGCTTCGGCGGGTGCCTGCTCGGCCAACTCTGCCCGCCCTCGCTGTTGGTGGCCACCGCCGTGCTGGAGGGCTGCTTCTTCCAGCAGCACGGGCTGCGCCACATGTCGCTTAGCTTCGCCCAGGGGGTGCTCGCCGAGCAGGACCGCGGCGCTCTCCGGGCGCTGCGCACGCTCGCCGCCGAGCACCTGTCCGGGGTGGACCAGCACGTCGTGCTCTACACGTACATGGGTCTGTTCCCCAAGACGCCGGACGGCGCCACCGCCCTGATCCGCGACAGCGCCCGGCTCGCCCGCGACGCCGGGTGCGAGCGGATGATCGTGAAGACGGTCTCCGAGGCGTGGCAGATCCCGACGGTCGCCGAGAACCTCGCCGCCCTGCGGATCGCCGCAGACGCGTCGAACGGCACCCCGGCCGCGCCGACCGTCCTGGAGGACGCCTTCTACGACGAGGTTCTGGAGGAGGCGAGGCTTCTCGTGGACACGGTGCTGGGCCTCGATCCCGATGTCGGTACCGCGCTGACGAAGGCCTTCGAACGAGGGATCCTCGACATCCCGTTCGGCCTGCACCCGGACAACGCCGGCGCGACGACCAGCGTGATCGACGACCGCGGGGCGCTGGCGTGGGGCTCCCGCGGCAACCTGCCGCTGCCCGGGACGTCCAAGGGCGCCGGTGTCGAGGACTTCAGCTCCGACCGGCTCCACGCCATGCTCAACCACGTCGCCGACCGCTACGACCAGGCTGCGGCCCTGGCCGAGACGTGA
- a CDS encoding ATP-grasp domain-containing protein: MTPELSDQPAVVLVDAFSSGALLARQAAGRFRLIHVRSRRELPQTFAASLPAGLFEVDLTYPGNAQDVQRRLAELGPVAVIPASEFGVETADEIAAALGLRGNDPSLSPARRDKALMMEALAAAGVRTPRQLKGTDPDQLLAWQREQGIDRVVVKPLDSAGSEDVFTCDTDQEVKTAVETIMGKTNLMLRANEAVLGQEYLVGDEYIINSVSRDGTHRFTDAWISRKVVVDERRKIYDYEDLLAPDDPRLDEILPYVCDVLDALGIANGPAHTELILTAGGPVLLETGARISGLANPPALQRCTGADQVSLTLDCYTADAPELSRRPVRYAQQESARCVNLIAHREVPLPERAVRAALEGLPAFESIRFRKGDGAVTSRTVDLNSSPGAVFFVHRDDAEIERSYQALRAMEHELL, from the coding sequence GTGACCCCAGAACTTTCCGATCAGCCTGCCGTCGTACTGGTGGACGCGTTCTCCAGCGGCGCCCTGCTGGCGCGCCAGGCCGCCGGCCGCTTCCGCCTCATTCACGTCCGCTCGCGCCGCGAGCTCCCGCAGACCTTTGCCGCCAGCCTCCCGGCCGGACTGTTCGAGGTGGACCTCACCTACCCGGGCAACGCCCAGGACGTGCAGCGACGTCTCGCTGAGCTCGGTCCGGTCGCCGTCATCCCGGCGAGCGAGTTCGGCGTGGAGACCGCCGACGAGATCGCCGCAGCGCTGGGTCTGCGCGGGAACGACCCTTCGCTCTCGCCCGCCCGGCGGGACAAGGCCCTGATGATGGAGGCCCTGGCAGCGGCGGGCGTACGCACACCGCGCCAGCTGAAGGGGACGGATCCGGATCAGCTGCTGGCCTGGCAGCGTGAGCAGGGCATCGACAGGGTCGTCGTCAAGCCGCTGGACAGCGCCGGCTCCGAGGACGTCTTCACCTGCGACACCGACCAGGAGGTGAAGACCGCGGTCGAGACCATCATGGGCAAGACCAACCTCATGCTGCGGGCGAACGAGGCGGTCCTGGGACAGGAATACCTCGTCGGTGACGAGTACATCATCAACTCGGTCAGCAGGGACGGTACGCACCGGTTCACCGATGCGTGGATCAGCCGCAAGGTGGTGGTGGACGAGCGACGGAAGATCTACGACTACGAGGACCTGCTCGCACCGGACGACCCGCGTCTCGACGAGATCCTGCCCTACGTCTGCGACGTCCTCGACGCACTCGGCATCGCCAACGGCCCGGCCCACACCGAACTGATCCTCACGGCGGGTGGTCCCGTGCTGCTGGAAACCGGTGCCCGGATCTCCGGACTCGCCAACCCTCCCGCCCTCCAGCGGTGCACCGGCGCCGACCAGGTGAGTCTGACGCTGGACTGCTACACCGCCGACGCACCGGAGCTGAGCCGGCGGCCCGTGCGCTACGCGCAGCAGGAGTCGGCGCGCTGTGTGAACCTCATCGCCCACCGCGAGGTGCCGCTGCCGGAGCGGGCCGTCCGGGCGGCACTCGAGGGCCTTCCGGCCTTCGAGAGCATCCGGTTCCGCAAGGGCGACGGTGCGGTCACCAGCCGGACGGTCGACCTCAACTCCTCTCCGGGCGCGGTCTTCTTCGTCCACCGCGACGACGCCGAGATCGAACGCTCGTACCAGGCACTGCGCGCGATGGAGCACGAGCTCCTCTGA
- a CDS encoding ATP-grasp domain-containing protein, with product MHIVIVNRWPRFKEDGVRWDNELTRYEEFIDHDAHQVSYVVDALGAEGVLADPAKIAHLVRVDDVNDVDALRAAVVEVTEKVGPVDQLIALSEFTLEIAAKVREDLGLPGPTTAEVAVYRDKVRMKEILAAAGVRVPRFAACTDVESGLAFARSCGYPVILKPVDGAASIGVHRVEDEATLAELLAAVDLKRYEIEEFVTGTIHHVDGFADARSEIGFQVTSRYVNDCLSFGAGEPLGSVVLQRSPLRDRMEEFSRGCVRALAMRDTPFHLELFVTPEDEIVFLEIGGRVGGSEVPHLLNKLFGVNLFEIWLRAMCGESIMPAPTSGDPSGGWLVVPKPAGLPAVVRKASSMRESVPAVWRELLPSVGEVLEPGGAYDALHAGRFILLHDDQAQVEADIRRIIETFEFEVTSL from the coding sequence ATGCATATCGTGATCGTCAACCGGTGGCCCCGGTTCAAGGAAGACGGCGTACGGTGGGACAACGAGCTCACCCGTTACGAGGAGTTCATCGACCACGACGCCCACCAGGTCAGCTACGTCGTCGACGCGCTCGGCGCCGAGGGAGTGCTCGCCGATCCGGCGAAGATCGCACACCTGGTGCGGGTCGACGATGTCAACGACGTCGACGCGCTGCGCGCGGCCGTCGTCGAGGTGACCGAAAAGGTCGGCCCCGTCGACCAGTTGATCGCCCTGTCCGAGTTCACCCTGGAGATCGCCGCCAAGGTCCGCGAGGACCTCGGCCTTCCCGGGCCGACCACGGCCGAGGTCGCGGTCTACCGGGACAAGGTGCGGATGAAGGAGATCCTGGCGGCCGCCGGCGTCCGGGTCCCCCGCTTCGCCGCGTGCACCGACGTGGAGAGCGGACTCGCCTTCGCCCGCTCGTGCGGCTACCCGGTGATCCTCAAGCCGGTGGACGGCGCCGCGAGCATCGGGGTCCACCGTGTCGAGGACGAGGCGACGCTGGCCGAACTCCTGGCCGCGGTCGACCTGAAGCGCTACGAGATCGAGGAGTTCGTCACCGGCACCATCCACCACGTGGACGGCTTCGCCGACGCCCGGTCCGAGATCGGGTTCCAGGTCACGTCGCGGTACGTGAACGACTGCCTGTCCTTCGGTGCCGGTGAACCGCTGGGATCGGTCGTGCTCCAGCGCTCCCCCCTGAGGGACCGGATGGAGGAGTTCTCCCGTGGGTGCGTCCGCGCCCTCGCCATGCGTGACACACCGTTCCACCTCGAGCTCTTCGTCACGCCGGAGGACGAGATCGTCTTCCTGGAGATCGGCGGCCGGGTCGGCGGCAGCGAGGTCCCCCACCTCCTCAACAAGCTGTTCGGGGTCAACCTCTTCGAAATCTGGCTGCGGGCCATGTGCGGGGAGTCGATCATGCCGGCACCCACCTCGGGCGACCCGTCCGGCGGCTGGTTGGTCGTGCCCAAGCCGGCAGGCCTGCCGGCGGTGGTCCGGAAGGCATCGTCCATGCGGGAATCGGTCCCGGCCGTATGGCGCGAACTGCTGCCCTCCGTGGGCGAGGTGCTGGAGCCCGGCGGCGCGTACGACGCCCTGCACGCCGGCCGGTTCATCCTGCTGCACGACGACCAGGCCCAGGTGGAGGCCGACATCCGCCGCATCATCGAGACCTTCGAATTCGAGGTGACTTCGCTGTGA